GAAACACCGCAGCCGCGGATTTATTGTTTCTCGGACTGTTCGTCTAGATATGCCCACAGTCGACCTCGACGAGGAGACGATCGAGCGTCTCGACGGCCTCCGCGTCGAAGACGAGAGCTACGACGAGATCGTCACCGAGTTGATCAACATCTACCAGGCCGAAGAGCTGACGCTGTTCCACGGCGGCGACGAGTACTGATTACTCTCCGGCAGCCTGCTCGCAGATCGTCTCCCAGCGACCGCGTTTTTCGAGGTGGGACTGCAGTTTCTCGGTGTACTCCGCTGCCAGTTCTTCGGCTTCATGCTGGAGTGCGCCACCGCCTCCGCCACCGCCGCCGAACAGGCCCGCGATCTTGCCCAGTATACCGCCGCCCCCGCTGCCGCTGCCGCCAGCTCTGCCACCGCCCGACGGACTGGCCATGCCGCCACCGCGCTTGTCGAGGTTCTTGATCTCGGACATCACGCTCGATAGCTTGCTCGTATCCGCTCGCAGTGTCGCCTCTTTCGGGTTCTCTGGACCGTCGATCTCGAAATCGGCGGCCGTCATCACCAGCCCCCACTGCTGTCGGGAGAACGACGAGGCCTCGAGTTGGTCCTCGAACTTCCGGTCGACACGCATCCGTTCGGCGGCGAGCATGTCCGTCCAGTCGCTGTCACTCATACCGGGGGCTTCGACCCGCCGCCCAATCAGCGTTTCCCGACGCTCAAGTACACCCGCCTCCAAGTGCCCACCGTATGCAAACGATCGGATTCGTCGGACTGGGCGCGATGGGAGCGCCGATGGCGTGGAATCTCGACGACGCGGGCTACGAACTGCTCGTCTACAACCGCAGCGACGGCCCGACCGAACCGTTCGCCGACGCCGGCATCGAGGTCGCCGAGTCGCCGCGCGAACTGGGCCAGCAGGCCGACGTCGTGATCACGATGGTCACCGACGACGAGGCACTCGCAGCCGTACTCGACGGCCCGGACGGCCTGCTGACGGGTATCAACGGCTCCAATACCGTGATCCAGATGAGTACGGTCACGCCCGACGCCACGCTGGCGGCGGCCGAAACCGTTCGCGCGCAGAACTCACGATTCGTCGACGCTCCCGTCTCGGGGACGGTCGGTCCCGCCGAAGAGGGGACGCTGACTGTCCTGGCTGGCGGTGAAGACGACGTCCTCGACGACGTCGAGGCGATTCTCGAAGCGATGGGCGAACCGGTCGTCCGCTGCGGTGGCGTGGGCGACGGCGCGCGCATGAAGCTGTTCGTCAACCTCCTGCTGGGGGACATGATGAGCGCCTACGCCGAAGCGCTGACCTTCGGTGCGGCCCAGGACCTGAATCTCGACGCGATGCAGCAGGTCGT
The Halapricum salinum genome window above contains:
- a CDS encoding DUF5799 family protein yields the protein MSDSDWTDMLAAERMRVDRKFEDQLEASSFSRQQWGLVMTAADFEIDGPENPKEATLRADTSKLSSVMSEIKNLDKRGGGMASPSGGGRAGGSGSGGGGILGKIAGLFGGGGGGGGALQHEAEELAAEYTEKLQSHLEKRGRWETICEQAAGE
- a CDS encoding DUF7557 family protein, giving the protein MPTVDLDEETIERLDGLRVEDESYDEIVTELINIYQAEELTLFHGGDEY
- a CDS encoding NAD(P)-dependent oxidoreductase; protein product: MQTIGFVGLGAMGAPMAWNLDDAGYELLVYNRSDGPTEPFADAGIEVAESPRELGQQADVVITMVTDDEALAAVLDGPDGLLTGINGSNTVIQMSTVTPDATLAAAETVRAQNSRFVDAPVSGTVGPAEEGTLTVLAGGEDDVLDDVEAILEAMGEPVVRCGGVGDGARMKLFVNLLLGDMMSAYAEALTFGAAQDLNLDAMQQVVEAGAVDSPLFRIKGELIAARDFEPRFPVDLQFKDLRYANEVANDVGLTLPQTAAARESFSAASAMGHGNEDMTAVLKYLESVAGVTVGE